Proteins encoded within one genomic window of Ursus arctos isolate Adak ecotype North America unplaced genomic scaffold, UrsArc2.0 scaffold_7, whole genome shotgun sequence:
- the LOC113259266 gene encoding translation initiation factor IF-2-like — MAPRLLAGAASRAPRSPAALAALALPPAAAAAAAAPPEPGAEGAATAGCERRAVPACRAGEEARAGAAEAGASLRRTVREEGDPAAQPRRPRAPCLPRRTARPRLARASNPQPAARPAKPEAQRRLLAALGIEALAHGREHSLPPARVWSPGALAPAP; from the exons ATGGCTCCGCGCCTTCTCGCCGGGGCTGCCTCCCGAGCCCCGCGGAGCCCGGCGGCGCTGGCGGCCCTCGCGCTGCCtcctgctgccgctgctgctgccgctgcgcCGCCCGAGCCGGGGGCGGAGGGGGCCGCGACGGCCGGGTGCGAGCGCCGGGCGGTCCCCGCCTGCAGAGCGGGGGAGGAGGCGCGGGCGGGGGCGGCCGAGGCGGGAGCCTCCCTGCGCCGCACTGTGCGGGAGGAGGGCGACCCCGCAGCCCAGCCGCGCCGGCCCCGCGCTCCCTGCCTGCCGCGGCGGACTGCACGGCCCCGGCTCGCGCGAGCGA GTAATCCGCAGCCGGCTGCTCGGCCCGCCAaacccgaggcccagcgccgctTACTGGCTGCGCTGGGTATCGAGGCCCTAGCGCACGGACGAGAGCACAGCCTTCCGCCGGCGCGGGTCTGGAGCCCCGGGGCTCTTGCACCTGCCCCTTGA